Proteins from one Polynucleobacter wuianus genomic window:
- a CDS encoding DUF6641 family protein, with protein sequence MDIPNALNKLNFVDAIRPRSMPAIQQRRNKLSNKLWEQIQLAKSQMEHTHFVIKRRVTVKDLEGNYKSIERPKRIKPWWFMAADGALCLSVFYGSKRLELVPGKTFVSVKNMNDLIKTLELLKSETEAGSLDRAIKNASGALKLNFNKK encoded by the coding sequence GTGGATATACCAAATGCATTAAATAAACTGAACTTTGTAGACGCTATAAGGCCTAGATCTATGCCCGCAATCCAGCAAAGACGCAATAAATTAAGCAACAAGCTTTGGGAACAGATCCAGTTAGCCAAGAGCCAAATGGAACATACCCATTTTGTTATAAAGCGCAGGGTTACTGTTAAAGACTTAGAGGGTAACTACAAGAGTATTGAACGCCCTAAACGCATTAAACCTTGGTGGTTTATGGCTGCAGATGGCGCCTTATGTCTATCTGTTTTTTATGGCAGCAAACGCTTAGAGCTTGTACCAGGCAAAACCTTTGTTTCGGTAAAAAATATGAATGACTTAATAAAGACATTAGAGCTTCTTAAGTCTGAAACGGAGGCTGGTAGCTTGGATCGGGCTATTAAAAATGCCAGTGGCGCACTGAAATTGAACTTCAATAAAAAATAG
- a CDS encoding tyrosine-type recombinase/integrase: MSIKRKDTHQLIHRNLTLYQREHSAVWQCRYKVDNKWIRSTTKETNYDLAVNRAKELLVEAEIRKRSGIPVVTKRFKDIAMLAIDRMERDLKGGLGKSIYKDYIRIIKEHFIPSLGQRLITNIDYDALQRYYDDREARYGLAISNSNRKTQNAAFNRVFDEAIVRGYLTESNRPKLDGKTKESVRRPAFELHELRALLKLLGPYIESGRTKDVRERREILRDYVEMLVDTGARPGIEILDMKWKQIRFMMNPISTVTDQLDEEGETIEVHSLNRSCEMTVKGKTGQRQIIGRLPSIRVLERIAMRNYGVASSIKDPLAELIKPTNDDFIFRTKEGRDLSDVLNHMFDGFLADHGLLIDPKTNQKRVFYSLRHTYATLALTHDMVPIHTLAKQMGTSVLMIERHYSHLQVIQAIEQLRGTNTRKLIEADSKAADNYPSKKRAQQELRAA, from the coding sequence ATGTCAATTAAAAGAAAAGATACCCATCAACTGATACACCGTAATCTAACCCTCTATCAACGCGAGCATAGCGCCGTATGGCAATGTCGCTATAAGGTGGATAACAAGTGGATACGCTCTACTACAAAAGAAACTAACTACGACTTGGCTGTTAATCGGGCTAAAGAGCTATTGGTAGAAGCGGAGATTCGTAAACGCTCTGGTATCCCAGTGGTTACCAAACGCTTTAAAGATATCGCTATGTTAGCTATTGATCGTATGGAGCGAGACTTAAAAGGCGGCTTAGGTAAGTCAATCTACAAAGATTACATCCGTATTATTAAGGAGCATTTCATCCCCAGTCTTGGGCAAAGGCTTATTACCAATATTGATTACGATGCCCTTCAGCGGTACTACGATGACCGAGAAGCTAGATATGGCTTGGCAATATCGAATAGTAATCGTAAGACTCAAAATGCCGCTTTTAATAGAGTGTTTGATGAAGCTATTGTGCGGGGTTATTTAACTGAAAGTAATCGGCCTAAGTTAGATGGCAAGACTAAAGAGAGTGTGCGTCGTCCTGCATTTGAATTGCATGAACTGAGAGCTTTATTAAAACTGCTAGGTCCTTACATAGAGTCGGGCCGAACCAAGGATGTTCGCGAACGCAGAGAGATTCTTAGAGACTATGTGGAAATGCTGGTTGATACAGGAGCAAGGCCAGGCATTGAGATATTAGATATGAAATGGAAGCAAATCCGTTTCATGATGAATCCCATTAGTACAGTGACAGATCAATTAGACGAGGAGGGCGAAACCATTGAAGTGCATAGCTTAAACCGAAGCTGTGAGATGACTGTCAAAGGGAAAACAGGGCAAAGACAGATTATTGGACGACTGCCTAGTATTAGAGTGCTTGAACGTATAGCTATGCGGAACTATGGAGTAGCAAGCTCAATTAAAGATCCATTAGCGGAACTGATTAAACCCACTAACGATGACTTCATCTTTAGAACCAAAGAGGGCAGAGATTTAAGTGATGTCTTAAACCATATGTTTGATGGCTTCTTAGCGGACCATGGATTGCTAATTGATCCTAAGACCAATCAAAAGCGGGTGTTCTATAGCCTGCGCCATACTTATGCCACGTTAGCACTTACTCACGATATGGTGCCTATTCATACACTAGCTAAGCAGATGGGCACTAGCGTCTTAATGATTGAGCGGCACTATAGCCACTTACAGGTAATACAGGCTATTGAGCAGTTGCGTGGAACAAATACAAGAAAGCTTATAGAAGCAGACAGTAAGGCTGCAGATAACTACCCGAGCAAGAAGCGGGCTCAGCAGGAGCTGCGGGCTGCTTGA
- a CDS encoding alpha/beta fold hydrolase codes for MRFNNSLRCSPATWIRGMYLTIASLFISLSLCITAQAQEKPEVKYAQVGDVKLAYYLKGKGDPMILIMGYAATMSAWDPALLEELAKNNQLIIFDNRGAGLSTDTKENNTTIPQMADDAAGLVKALGFKKVNVFSWSMGARIGQQLVIRHPDLVSKAILCAPNPGGKYQIAISKKVGEELNNPSLSPMENFELLFPITPEGKAAAKVVYERFMAAKAAGAIPDDFIVSKETQERQVRARITLWNADNQNYKDLKNIKVPVLVADGREDIIDNPKNSVVIADQIPFAWLAFYEGGHAFLFQSYKKLSETVNIFLQKD; via the coding sequence ATGCGTTTTAATAACTCCCTACGCTGCTCACCTGCAACCTGGATACGTGGGATGTATTTAACGATTGCTAGCCTTTTCATTTCTCTGAGCTTATGTATTACAGCGCAAGCTCAAGAAAAGCCTGAAGTTAAATATGCTCAGGTTGGTGATGTGAAATTAGCCTACTACCTAAAAGGTAAGGGCGATCCTATGATTCTAATTATGGGTTATGCAGCCACCATGAGCGCCTGGGACCCCGCTCTTCTTGAGGAGTTGGCAAAGAATAATCAACTCATCATTTTTGATAATCGCGGCGCTGGACTGTCTACTGATACCAAAGAAAACAATACAACTATTCCTCAGATGGCAGATGATGCCGCAGGTTTAGTAAAGGCACTGGGCTTCAAAAAAGTAAACGTATTCTCATGGTCAATGGGTGCACGAATTGGACAACAGCTTGTCATCAGACACCCAGATTTAGTTAGTAAAGCCATTCTATGCGCCCCAAATCCAGGCGGAAAATATCAGATTGCCATTTCTAAAAAGGTTGGGGAGGAGCTAAATAATCCAAGTCTATCCCCGATGGAGAACTTCGAGTTATTGTTCCCAATTACGCCAGAAGGTAAAGCGGCTGCCAAGGTTGTATATGAAAGGTTTATGGCGGCAAAAGCCGCAGGAGCCATCCCTGATGATTTCATCGTCTCTAAAGAAACCCAGGAGCGCCAAGTTCGTGCTCGAATAACCCTTTGGAATGCCGATAATCAGAATTACAAGGATTTAAAGAACATTAAGGTGCCAGTGCTAGTTGCAGACGGTCGTGAAGACATCATCGACAATCCTAAAAACTCGGTTGTTATTGCCGATCAAATTCCTTTTGCTTGGTTGGCTTTTTATGAAGGTGGTCATGCATTCTTATTCCAAAGTTATAAGAAGCTTTCTGAAACTGTGAATATATTCCTACAAAAAGACTAA
- a CDS encoding DASH family cryptochrome produces the protein MTTAIYWFRNDLRLEDSPALMLACQNADFLLPIYVHESTLELETPWGFSRVGEHRKVFLQESLQNLKVKLRRLGSDLFELSGNFTEVFAELRIQLGISQIYCEQIEAPEELEQVRALREIGFELHCVWQSSMLDPKSLPFELEQMPDVFTQFRQQIEKQKLRFTNPIEVIPVIPPLPSEGRPHSSQAKTNPSPRKSLFFGGGDQAQAHINQYFARTLVDTYKQTRNQLIGMDYSSKFSPWLANGSCSVRSIAKKLTDYEMKSGANDGTYWLWFELLWRDYFRFLHFKYGKRLYQSKGLSDQKSKQFDDVKFNQWTSGNTGESFIDAGMRELRATGFISNRMRQIVASYWIYDMEGDWLAGAAWFESQLIDYDVYSNQGNWLYIAGKGTDPRGGRPFNIAKQSKEHDPDGTYQTKWLHRDCIL, from the coding sequence ATGACTACCGCAATCTATTGGTTTAGAAATGATCTTCGCTTGGAAGATAGCCCTGCATTGATGCTCGCGTGTCAGAACGCAGATTTTTTGTTGCCCATTTACGTGCATGAATCAACATTAGAGTTAGAGACTCCATGGGGATTTTCAAGGGTAGGCGAGCATCGCAAAGTCTTTTTACAGGAGTCTTTACAAAACTTAAAGGTAAAGCTCAGGCGGCTAGGGTCTGATTTATTTGAGCTATCGGGTAATTTCACAGAAGTATTTGCGGAGCTACGTATCCAGCTTGGCATCAGCCAGATTTATTGTGAGCAAATTGAAGCGCCTGAAGAATTAGAGCAAGTTAGAGCGCTAAGAGAGATCGGGTTTGAGCTTCACTGTGTATGGCAATCAAGTATGTTGGACCCCAAGTCTTTACCATTTGAGCTAGAGCAAATGCCCGATGTATTTACGCAATTTCGACAGCAGATTGAAAAGCAAAAACTGAGGTTTACGAATCCGATAGAAGTAATACCAGTGATTCCACCTTTACCAAGTGAAGGAAGGCCGCATAGTTCGCAAGCCAAAACAAATCCCTCGCCCAGAAAAAGCCTATTCTTCGGGGGAGGGGACCAGGCGCAAGCCCATATCAATCAATACTTTGCGCGCACTCTTGTAGATACGTATAAGCAAACTCGCAATCAACTCATCGGGATGGATTACTCAAGTAAATTTTCTCCATGGCTTGCGAATGGATCATGTTCCGTAAGGTCAATTGCCAAAAAATTAACAGATTATGAAATGAAGTCTGGTGCGAATGATGGCACGTATTGGCTTTGGTTTGAACTTCTTTGGCGAGACTATTTCCGCTTTTTACATTTTAAATATGGCAAAAGGCTGTATCAGTCAAAAGGCCTGAGCGATCAAAAAAGTAAGCAGTTTGATGATGTGAAATTTAATCAGTGGACCTCTGGAAATACCGGAGAGTCATTTATTGATGCTGGCATGCGTGAATTAAGGGCGACAGGATTTATTTCAAACCGCATGCGTCAAATTGTCGCTAGTTATTGGATTTACGACATGGAAGGTGACTGGCTAGCTGGTGCCGCATGGTTTGAATCTCAGCTCATTGACTATGATGTGTATAGCAATCAAGGAAATTGGTTGTATATAGCCGGCAAGGGAACTGATCCTAGGGGCGGAAGGCCCTTTAACATAGCCAAACAATCCAAAGAGCACGATCCTGATGGGACTTATCAGACAAAGTGGTTACATAGGGATTGCATTCTTTAA
- a CDS encoding 3'-5' exonuclease family protein, with protein MDIEEVFYPNLAFVDIETTGSRFDLDRITEIGIKTLTGNEIQVWERLINPQTFIPQNIQRLTGISPQMVENQPSFDEVANELMQELEGKIFIAHNARFDYGFIKAAFKRSGIDFKSKVLCTVKLSRLLFPEQPRHNLDTIINAHGLQVSVRHRALGDADLLLQFWRVCESRFGKEKLNEVINQLVGNPSLPPNIDKGLIDSIPDGPGCYIFYGENKTPLYIGKSISLRSRVMGHFQGALTQRKEMKLSLQIRDIDWIQTGGELGALILESRLIKERMPSMNIKLRRSKDLCGWSLVEDDAGVLVPVLVTHHQLAPGLQDNLYGLFYSKREAHSYLKAIAKKYHLCEALLGLEKRVEGKSCFGYQVKQCNGACLNLTPIALHNLQLKTVLELFKVQVWPYSGPIAIKEGGEMIVIDKWCYLGTAINQDELYELADSGEAEFDLDIYKIVKKALSGPFKAQVIPISIR; from the coding sequence GTGGACATTGAAGAGGTCTTTTACCCTAATTTGGCTTTTGTAGATATTGAAACCACAGGGTCCCGTTTCGATTTGGACCGCATTACCGAGATTGGTATCAAAACCCTAACTGGTAATGAAATCCAGGTATGGGAGCGGTTAATTAACCCACAAACCTTTATTCCGCAAAATATTCAAAGACTGACTGGTATATCTCCTCAGATGGTTGAGAATCAGCCAAGCTTTGATGAGGTTGCGAACGAGTTAATGCAAGAGCTTGAAGGAAAGATATTCATTGCTCACAATGCCCGATTTGACTATGGATTCATCAAAGCTGCTTTCAAAAGAAGCGGCATAGACTTTAAGTCCAAAGTTCTATGTACAGTAAAGCTCTCCAGATTACTCTTTCCAGAGCAGCCTCGCCATAATCTAGATACCATTATTAATGCCCATGGTCTGCAAGTGAGCGTCCGTCATCGCGCTCTTGGTGATGCAGATTTGTTGCTGCAGTTTTGGCGAGTATGCGAATCCAGGTTCGGTAAAGAAAAACTCAATGAGGTAATCAATCAACTGGTAGGCAACCCTAGTCTGCCGCCAAATATAGATAAGGGCCTAATAGACTCTATTCCTGATGGACCTGGCTGCTATATCTTTTATGGGGAAAACAAGACTCCTCTATACATTGGTAAGAGCATCTCCTTACGCAGCAGAGTGATGGGGCACTTTCAAGGCGCATTAACGCAGCGCAAAGAAATGAAACTCTCTTTGCAAATCCGTGATATTGATTGGATTCAAACTGGTGGAGAGCTTGGCGCTCTGATCCTAGAATCTAGGTTAATTAAAGAGCGCATGCCAAGCATGAACATTAAGCTACGTAGATCGAAAGATCTTTGTGGATGGAGCTTGGTTGAGGATGATGCTGGAGTTCTTGTGCCTGTACTCGTTACCCATCATCAACTAGCTCCTGGTTTGCAAGATAATTTATATGGCTTGTTTTATAGCAAGCGAGAGGCGCACTCTTATTTGAAGGCGATTGCCAAAAAGTATCATCTTTGTGAGGCATTGCTTGGTCTAGAAAAGAGGGTTGAAGGTAAATCTTGCTTTGGGTATCAGGTAAAACAATGTAATGGCGCATGCCTGAATCTCACCCCAATTGCGCTGCATAACTTACAGCTAAAGACAGTATTGGAATTGTTTAAGGTGCAAGTATGGCCTTACTCTGGGCCTATCGCTATCAAAGAGGGCGGTGAGATGATCGTCATTGATAAATGGTGCTATCTCGGCACCGCCATTAATCAAGATGAGCTTTATGAGTTGGCGGATTCTGGCGAGGCTGAGTTTGATCTCGATATTTACAAGATAGTCAAAAAAGCCTTATCAGGCCCCTTTAAAGCACAAGTAATACCAATTAGTATCCGGTAG
- a CDS encoding RrF2 family transcriptional regulator — protein MEVTKAVKVALNTLVDIASHSTNGQLVSVPEIAQRLHMSISRIELLLRPLRESGLVIGIKGRAGGYQLSKDPRIITIKDIVLAMNRIKKRKVEVSDIAKDLYQSLEAYMMNCISNVTLSSAIKDYIPRFSEVQTAPERKPYFPTEVEVKAKQEKRPKGEFQKVVKTSFKKVEEIPLGPNSIFSFADYLNKNSPAN, from the coding sequence ATGGAAGTTACTAAAGCAGTCAAAGTTGCTCTAAATACACTGGTGGATATTGCCAGTCACTCGACTAATGGCCAGCTAGTCTCTGTACCAGAGATAGCCCAAAGACTGCATATGTCGATTAGTCGCATTGAACTCTTGCTGCGACCTCTTCGAGAATCAGGGCTTGTCATCGGGATTAAAGGTCGAGCTGGTGGCTATCAGCTCTCAAAAGACCCACGCATTATTACGATCAAAGATATTGTTTTGGCGATGAATCGCATTAAAAAGAGAAAAGTAGAGGTATCTGATATAGCAAAAGATCTCTATCAGTCTCTAGAGGCTTATATGATGAATTGCATCTCTAATGTCACTTTATCTTCTGCTATCAAAGACTACATTCCGCGCTTTAGTGAAGTGCAAACCGCCCCCGAAAGAAAGCCTTATTTTCCTACGGAGGTGGAAGTGAAAGCTAAGCAAGAAAAAAGACCCAAGGGCGAGTTTCAAAAAGTAGTGAAGACTTCATTTAAAAAAGTTGAAGAAATTCCGCTGGGACCAAACTCGATTTTTAGTTTTGCCGACTATCTCAATAAAAACTCACCAGCAAACTAG
- a CDS encoding DUF4149 domain-containing protein, whose product MKLIQTLCCSALINPFYPMVEASESQYTFSCRLLCFLACLMAGAIIAQALGCLATYLAMEDSQAAGMMAHLLIQHLSYYFLGCGFVILSLSNILIKRGLSQLKVIRLPSLILIVSVSVASFLLIPRMDYLRATALLDGMPVMLSPFASYFAILNGITFFLLCVQIFSSLLIAWSLSDNQST is encoded by the coding sequence ATGAAACTGATTCAAACTTTGTGCTGCAGCGCACTAATTAACCCTTTTTATCCCATGGTTGAAGCCTCCGAAAGTCAATACACCTTTTCCTGCCGTCTGCTATGCTTTCTTGCTTGCCTGATGGCTGGCGCCATCATTGCTCAAGCTCTTGGCTGCCTCGCAACATACCTTGCAATGGAAGACTCGCAGGCAGCGGGCATGATGGCGCATCTGCTTATACAACATCTCTCATACTATTTTTTGGGGTGTGGATTTGTCATCTTGAGTCTCTCCAATATCTTGATTAAGAGAGGCTTATCTCAACTGAAAGTAATTCGCTTACCTTCTTTGATATTGATCGTTTCCGTTAGCGTTGCCAGCTTTTTGCTCATCCCACGCATGGACTACTTAAGAGCGACCGCACTCTTGGATGGAATGCCAGTAATGCTCTCGCCTTTTGCAAGCTACTTTGCAATATTAAATGGGATCACATTTTTCTTACTTTGCGTTCAGATTTTCTCAAG